One stretch of Nitrospirota bacterium DNA includes these proteins:
- a CDS encoding AAA family ATPase yields MKIAITGKGGVGKTTVSALLSHIYASEGKRVIAVDADPDANLAAALGVPKNDRDRIMPVAEMGSLIEERTGAKPGSVGGVFKLNPKVDDIPEGFGYKINGITLLVMGKSKAAASGCYCPENAFLRRLLKHLIVERDEVVIVDTVAGIEHITRGTAEGVDAFIIVVEPGQRSLQTAETIRNLAQGLGIKKIFVVANKVRDDNDIMFIKKSLGDSGFLGSMSFNNDIMGADVKGLPPHEASAKALEEAVKIKNHLKVILEKISQGKTS; encoded by the coding sequence ATGAAAATAGCAATTACAGGTAAAGGCGGTGTTGGCAAGACTACGGTTTCAGCATTATTAAGCCATATATATGCCTCAGAAGGTAAAAGGGTGATAGCTGTTGACGCAGACCCGGATGCTAATTTAGCGGCGGCGCTGGGCGTTCCCAAAAACGACAGGGACAGGATAATGCCGGTTGCTGAGATGGGCAGTCTGATAGAAGAAAGAACAGGCGCAAAGCCCGGCAGTGTCGGAGGAGTTTTTAAACTTAACCCGAAGGTTGATGACATCCCGGAGGGGTTCGGTTATAAAATAAACGGCATTACGCTGCTTGTGATGGGAAAATCCAAGGCGGCGGCGTCAGGGTGTTACTGCCCTGAAAATGCTTTTTTAAGAAGGCTTCTGAAGCATCTTATCGTTGAAAGAGACGAGGTTGTGATAGTTGATACAGTTGCCGGCATTGAACATATTACAAGAGGAACGGCAGAAGGGGTTGACGCCTTTATCATTGTAGTTGAACCCGGGCAGAGGAGTCTGCAGACGGCAGAAACAATCAGAAATCTTGCACAGGGATTAGGGATAAAAAAGATTTTTGTTGTTGCCAATAAGGTGAGAGACGACAACGACATTATGTTCATAAAGAAGTCGCTTGGTGATTCAGGCTTTTTAGGCTCCATGAGTTTCAACAATGATATTATGGGCGCAGATGTTAAGGGTCTGCCTCCTCATGAGGCATCTGCAAAGGCGCTGGAAGAGGCAGTTAAAATAAAAAATCACTTGAAAGTTATACTTGAAAAAATATCTCAGGGAAAAACTTCTTAA
- a CDS encoding cytochrome c3 family protein: protein MNKILSAGLVLMLVLGAFYALYGADNVANTKHNLSSSGTGTYKTTSTTEICIMCHTPHSASLNVALWNKTDPSGPYNMYNSPTIDMIVSSAPQLQSLACLACHDGSIAFDALLNSPGSGNNPVNWQWNNGWDKIQAGEPTRLGTDLADEHPVSVQYDPTKDTAFNPVVNGKVNELPIFGPDGRVECSSCHNPHDNQSPPFLRADNSNSELCKRCHIK, encoded by the coding sequence ATGAATAAAATCTTGAGTGCAGGATTAGTTTTGATGCTTGTATTAGGAGCATTTTATGCCCTTTATGGCGCTGACAATGTTGCTAATACTAAGCACAACCTCAGCTCAAGTGGAACAGGCACATATAAAACTACAAGCACAACCGAGATCTGTATAATGTGCCATACACCTCACAGTGCATCTCTCAATGTTGCCCTCTGGAATAAAACAGACCCGAGCGGGCCGTATAACATGTATAACTCTCCGACAATAGACATGATAGTTTCATCTGCCCCTCAGTTGCAATCACTGGCGTGTCTGGCATGTCATGATGGAAGTATTGCCTTTGATGCTCTTCTTAACAGCCCTGGCAGTGGTAATAATCCCGTGAATTGGCAGTGGAATAACGGTTGGGATAAAATACAAGCGGGTGAACCTACTCGTCTTGGCACGGACCTGGCTGATGAGCACCCGGTCTCAGTACAGTACGACCCCACAAAGGATACGGCGTTTAATCCAGTGGTGAACGGCAAGGTAAATGAACTCCCGATTTTCGGTCCTGACGGCAGGGTTGAATGTTCAAGCTGTCATAACCCTCATGATAATCAGTCCCCGCCGTTCTTAAGGGCAGATAACTCAAATAGCGAGTTATGCAAAAGGTGTCACATAAAGTAA
- a CDS encoding FKBP-type peptidyl-prolyl cis-trans isomerase yields the protein MKLQLTAVILLVFLSGITAAGEEPALKTQKDKVSYAIGLKIGTDIKNQSIDIDPNILAKGVSDALISGKLLLTDDELRETLTALQKDLSTKQQEHIQALLDKNKNEGTAFLEGNKKKEDVKTTPSGLQYKVIKEGTGKTPKASDTVKVNYSGKLINGTEFDSSYKRGEPVTFQVGGVIAGWTEALQLMKEGAKWQLFIPSNLAYGETGAGNVIEPNSVLIFEVELLSITEKTAK from the coding sequence ATGAAGTTACAATTGACAGCAGTTATACTTCTTGTATTTTTATCGGGGATTACCGCTGCCGGTGAAGAGCCTGCATTAAAGACTCAAAAGGATAAGGTAAGTTACGCTATCGGACTAAAGATTGGAACTGATATAAAAAATCAGTCCATTGATATTGATCCGAATATTCTTGCAAAGGGAGTCAGTGATGCGCTTATTAGCGGCAAGCTTTTGTTAACCGATGATGAACTCCGCGAAACCCTCACAGCCCTGCAAAAAGACCTGTCAACAAAACAGCAGGAGCACATACAAGCGCTTTTAGACAAAAATAAAAATGAAGGCACTGCCTTTCTTGAGGGAAACAAGAAAAAAGAAGACGTAAAAACAACACCGAGCGGACTTCAGTATAAGGTAATAAAAGAAGGAACCGGCAAAACTCCAAAGGCGTCAGACACTGTGAAGGTCAACTACAGCGGAAAATTAATTAACGGCACTGAGTTTGACAGTTCATACAAACGCGGTGAGCCTGTAACTTTTCAGGTCGGCGGGGTAATTGCAGGCTGGACAGAGGCTTTGCAATTAATGAAAGAAGGCGCAAAGTGGCAGCTTTTCATTCCGTCAAACCTTGCCTACGGCGAAACAGGCGCCGGGAATGTCATAGAGCCGAATTCAGTCCTGATTTTTGAAGTTGAATTGCTCTCAATTACTGAGAAGACGGCAAAATAA